A section of the Williamwhitmania taraxaci genome encodes:
- a CDS encoding universal stress protein translates to MKNTGVTILVPYDFSQVADYALQHAIRVSQVVNQPITLLHIVNGLSDHKLMQEKLSKVASQSAARFGLEPIALIKEGSIFVQIAEVAREINASMVIMGSHSIRGKEEISGSLAHKVIISSSVPFVTIQEPPINKRYDEIIFPIDFTEQNREKHSWISYFCTYYVSRFHLIKPYIVDPQLQCRVDLNMASARKFLDELGAKYIEYDVKGEKNYAEEVLEIAVNIRADLIVLMTTPKDNEDKFIVEPHEQFIIANAGHIPVMSINPTT, encoded by the coding sequence ATGAAAAACACCGGAGTTACAATTCTTGTCCCCTACGATTTTTCGCAAGTAGCCGACTACGCGCTTCAGCACGCCATACGCGTTTCACAGGTGGTAAATCAGCCTATTACCCTTCTCCATATTGTAAATGGATTGAGTGACCATAAGTTGATGCAAGAAAAATTATCGAAGGTAGCAAGTCAATCGGCCGCACGGTTTGGCCTTGAACCAATTGCACTAATTAAAGAAGGTAGTATATTTGTACAAATCGCCGAAGTGGCTCGAGAGATTAACGCTAGCATGGTAATTATGGGATCCCATAGTATCCGTGGTAAAGAAGAAATATCCGGAAGCCTTGCCCACAAGGTAATTATTTCATCGAGTGTGCCCTTTGTAACCATACAAGAACCACCCATCAACAAGCGCTACGACGAAATTATTTTCCCTATTGATTTTACCGAACAAAACAGGGAGAAACATTCCTGGATTAGCTACTTCTGCACATACTATGTTTCCCGATTTCACTTAATAAAACCATATATAGTTGACCCACAGCTGCAGTGTAGGGTTGACCTTAACATGGCATCGGCTCGGAAATTCCTAGACGAACTTGGAGCAAAATATATTGAATATGATGTAAAAGGTGAAAAAAATTATGCCGAGGAGGTACTCGAAATTGCCGTAAATATTCGCGCCGATCTCATCGTGTTAATGACTACACCAAAAGATAACGAGGATAAGTTTATTGTGGAGCCACATGAGCAGTTTATCATTGCCAATGCAGGCCATATCCCGGTCATGAGCATCAATCCAACTACTTAA
- the porZ gene encoding type IX secretion system anionic LPS delivery protein PorZ, whose amino-acid sequence MLKYTILSILCCITIAVKGQVSPGKWQDHFSYSSVKGILVTEDKAYVPTEEGYFIYNKNSGEIEKKSRVTGLSSYGVSSLAVFDEINTIAVGYSDGSIDLVKDGKVTAIIDIKEKKIPGDRSIYSMLLFNGNIYAATGFGIVVIDPAIPEIKDTYYIGSGGSSISVYSLLQFNGSFYAATSDGLKYASISDPLLYYFEQWKNTSPPSSGNKFIGLASSGNTLYAQEKGLNGFNDKVYQFVTGGGWTTLASTQTEITSISATAQGVCVTGKKRIEIFSNGGLQTVNTFGLYSFDPCYSYFDGNYLWSADNSNGLVKYKSGDAQNFKPNGPYSNEAFRGNWVNGTLVVSRGGFDDVGASSWNGLLINIYRNNQWQSQWGTGNDGYLPAINPTDPTEISVSGWGSGITKFKNDQFSILYGESNSTLISIYPGEPYIRCRGICYDSDGNLWVNNAGAVKPISVLKPDGTWTAISVGGSINADRLGTMFFHETTGHLWMSLPKTGVFVYDKGADPFSESDDRYLRIPLTDPSGVPLSNDILSMAQDNEGKIWIGTQEGVEVIYNAESAFRQAITAQRIKIPIEIEGQAAYLLKTDAVSAIAVDGANRKWFGTMRSGAYLQSADGVDQILAFNTDNSPLPSNSILDITIDQDNGEVFFITDKGVISYRGDAIRGGAEFGKVYAFPNPVRENFNGKITIVGLIPKATVKITDINGYLVFEGESLGGEIQWDGKNLNGRRVNTGVYLIFCSDAEGEKSAVSKLLFIH is encoded by the coding sequence ATGCTCAAATATACTATCCTCTCTATACTCTGCTGTATAACCATAGCCGTCAAAGGCCAAGTTTCCCCCGGAAAATGGCAAGATCATTTTTCCTACTCAAGCGTGAAAGGAATTTTGGTAACAGAGGACAAAGCATATGTTCCAACTGAAGAGGGTTACTTCATTTACAACAAGAATTCGGGCGAAATAGAAAAAAAATCTCGCGTTACAGGCCTCTCTTCCTATGGTGTATCGTCTCTTGCCGTATTCGATGAAATAAATACAATAGCAGTTGGGTATAGCGATGGAAGTATTGATCTTGTTAAAGATGGAAAAGTTACGGCCATCATCGATATTAAGGAAAAGAAAATCCCAGGAGATCGATCTATTTATTCGATGCTTCTGTTCAATGGAAACATATACGCAGCTACTGGGTTTGGGATTGTAGTAATTGATCCTGCCATTCCGGAGATTAAAGATACCTATTATATTGGCAGTGGGGGCTCATCCATTTCGGTCTATTCTCTTCTCCAATTTAACGGAAGTTTTTATGCAGCAACATCCGACGGACTTAAGTATGCCTCCATCTCCGATCCTCTACTCTACTATTTCGAGCAATGGAAAAACACCTCCCCACCTTCCTCTGGAAATAAGTTTATAGGACTCGCCAGTAGTGGAAACACCCTATACGCACAAGAAAAAGGCTTAAATGGGTTTAACGACAAGGTTTATCAATTTGTAACCGGAGGCGGATGGACTACCCTTGCTTCGACCCAAACAGAAATAACATCCATTAGTGCAACGGCACAAGGGGTTTGTGTTACTGGAAAAAAAAGAATTGAAATATTCTCAAACGGAGGCCTTCAAACTGTAAATACATTCGGCCTATACTCTTTTGATCCTTGCTATTCGTATTTTGATGGAAATTACCTATGGAGTGCTGACAATTCGAACGGGCTTGTAAAATACAAATCAGGCGATGCCCAAAACTTTAAGCCCAACGGTCCATACAGCAACGAAGCATTCCGAGGTAACTGGGTCAATGGCACCCTTGTGGTGTCGCGTGGAGGCTTCGACGATGTGGGGGCAAGTAGTTGGAATGGATTACTCATAAATATTTACAGGAACAACCAGTGGCAAAGCCAATGGGGAACTGGTAACGATGGCTACCTTCCCGCAATAAATCCCACCGATCCCACCGAGATATCAGTATCCGGCTGGGGTAGTGGAATTACAAAATTCAAAAACGACCAATTCTCCATACTTTACGGCGAAAGTAACAGCACTTTAATATCGATTTATCCCGGAGAACCCTACATTCGCTGTCGTGGTATTTGCTACGATTCCGATGGAAACCTATGGGTCAATAACGCGGGAGCGGTAAAACCCATTTCGGTTTTAAAACCAGATGGAACATGGACAGCAATTTCGGTTGGTGGATCTATTAACGCGGATAGACTTGGAACCATGTTCTTTCATGAAACCACTGGTCACCTCTGGATGAGCCTTCCAAAAACGGGTGTATTTGTATACGACAAAGGGGCCGATCCATTTTCAGAGAGCGACGACAGATACCTAAGAATCCCTCTTACTGACCCGTCGGGAGTACCACTCTCCAACGACATACTCTCCATGGCCCAAGACAATGAAGGTAAAATTTGGATTGGCACCCAAGAGGGTGTTGAAGTTATATACAATGCCGAATCAGCATTCCGTCAGGCCATTACAGCACAGCGCATAAAAATACCCATTGAGATAGAAGGACAAGCAGCCTATTTGCTGAAAACGGATGCCGTATCGGCCATTGCCGTTGATGGTGCAAACCGCAAATGGTTTGGAACAATGCGGAGCGGAGCCTATCTCCAATCGGCCGATGGAGTAGACCAGATTTTGGCTTTCAATACCGATAATAGTCCACTCCCCTCCAACAGCATACTAGATATTACTATCGACCAAGACAACGGCGAAGTTTTCTTCATTACAGATAAAGGCGTAATTAGTTACCGAGGCGATGCCATCCGAGGAGGAGCAGAGTTCGGAAAGGTTTATGCTTTTCCAAACCCAGTAAGAGAGAATTTCAATGGAAAAATCACCATTGTTGGACTTATCCCCAAGGCTACGGTAAAAATCACCGATATTAACGGATACCTAGTTTTTGAAGGTGAATCGCTTGGTGGAGAAATACAATGGGATGGAAAAAATTTAAATGGAAGACGAGTAAATACCGGAGTTTACCTGATTTTTTGCTCCGATGCCGAAGGGGAAAAGAGTGCGGTGAGCAAGTTGTTGTTCATTCATTAA
- a CDS encoding universal stress protein — protein MDEKQKIILVPWDFTESAELAFQHAIQLARVASNDILLFHMIPPKLFEGSKVRQKKVDVARHLLKEEAERLNQKYGMRPDVLVSAGSLKKAVIELLAGGLVNLVIVYKTYAVSSKKSIDSSRFLRGIKDAIVPFLVVEAPPAHSHYIEIVVPIDPDKKYKETVHWIIHLSKYYQCNINLIKPYLNDETKKRSMASNIFFTKKMLDGNKIVYGIKTAKKNKSYTEEIYSFANNIDADLILIMSDKYDKYVRTKTEEQTTEHVPIMCINPRVRKYQSFA, from the coding sequence ATGGACGAGAAACAAAAAATAATACTAGTACCTTGGGATTTCACAGAATCTGCAGAGTTGGCCTTCCAGCATGCAATTCAGCTTGCACGTGTAGCATCCAATGATATTCTTCTGTTCCACATGATTCCCCCAAAGTTATTTGAGGGGAGTAAGGTTAGGCAGAAGAAGGTGGATGTGGCTCGTCATCTATTAAAGGAGGAAGCTGAGCGACTCAACCAAAAATACGGTATGCGTCCCGATGTTCTCGTTTCTGCAGGGAGTTTAAAAAAAGCAGTGATTGAATTGCTTGCAGGTGGTTTGGTGAACTTGGTTATTGTTTATAAGACGTATGCCGTTTCATCCAAAAAATCCATTGACTCTTCCAGATTTTTGCGCGGTATAAAGGATGCCATTGTTCCTTTTCTTGTGGTAGAGGCGCCTCCAGCCCATTCACACTATATTGAAATAGTTGTTCCTATTGACCCTGACAAAAAATATAAGGAAACTGTTCACTGGATTATTCACCTTTCCAAATACTACCAATGCAACATCAACCTTATTAAGCCATACCTTAACGACGAGACAAAGAAGCGTAGTATGGCCTCTAATATTTTCTTTACAAAGAAAATGCTTGATGGAAATAAGATTGTATACGGTATAAAGACAGCGAAGAAAAATAAGAGTTATACTGAAGAGATTTATAGCTTCGCTAACAATATTGACGCTGATTTAATTCTGATTATGTCCGATAAATACGACAAGTATGTGCGTACTAAGACAGAGGAACAAACTACAGAACATGTTCCGATTATGTGCATAAATCCTCGGGTTCGGAAGTATCAAAGTTTTGCATAG
- the rdgB gene encoding RdgB/HAM1 family non-canonical purine NTP pyrophosphatase — translation MRIVFATQNQNKLREVQALLGDNFQLVDLTQLNFHDDIPENQPTIRGNASEKAWFIYNKFGISCFADDTGLEIDALNGAPGVYSARYAGPGRDAHDNLLKVLSEMKDSKNRDARFKTILSLILDGKEFFFEGIVQGKILEREKGIDGFGYDPIFVPNGYEQTFAEMPLALKNEISHRGIAFKALNNYLKQNSIR, via the coding sequence GTGAGAATAGTTTTTGCTACCCAAAACCAAAATAAACTCCGGGAGGTTCAAGCACTGCTCGGCGACAACTTTCAGTTGGTTGACCTTACCCAGTTGAATTTTCATGACGATATTCCCGAGAACCAGCCTACAATCCGAGGAAATGCATCGGAAAAAGCATGGTTTATCTACAACAAATTTGGCATCTCCTGCTTTGCCGACGATACAGGTCTTGAGATTGATGCCCTGAACGGCGCACCAGGTGTTTACTCCGCCCGCTATGCCGGACCAGGAAGAGATGCTCATGACAATTTGCTAAAGGTTCTATCCGAAATGAAAGACTCGAAAAATCGAGATGCTAGATTCAAGACAATTCTTTCGCTTATCCTCGATGGAAAAGAATTCTTTTTTGAAGGGATAGTACAAGGTAAAATTCTCGAGCGTGAGAAAGGTATTGACGGATTTGGATATGATCCCATTTTTGTGCCTAACGGCTATGAACAAACCTTTGCCGAGATGCCACTAGCACTTAAAAACGAGATTAGTCATAGAGGAATAGCATTCAAAGCCCTCAACAACTACCTAAAACAAAACTCAATCAGGTAA
- the recO gene encoding DNA repair protein RecO, giving the protein MVDYSKLRGIVLSSVKYGESSLIVQVYTDQGGRQSFMVNGVARKGKRPGKIVLFQPLSLLEIVAVPPKKSTLLRVKEVINPFPGLYVNADLRKGAIAVFLAELLSKTMREEEPNESLFAFLWSSIQMLDVVEEGVANFHLVFMAQLTRFLGFFPTISADTSSTIFFDIKNGVFRNTLPSHPVVILDPLSSLLLKVFEGSFSDLNKIGLNNTHRNLLAEGLVDYFQHHMDGVSNLKSLAVLKEVFN; this is encoded by the coding sequence ATGGTTGACTACAGCAAATTGCGGGGAATAGTGCTCTCGAGCGTAAAGTATGGCGAGAGCAGCCTCATTGTTCAAGTATATACTGACCAAGGCGGCAGGCAAAGTTTCATGGTCAACGGCGTTGCTCGCAAGGGCAAGCGACCTGGAAAAATCGTTCTATTTCAACCACTTTCACTCCTCGAAATTGTTGCAGTTCCCCCGAAAAAAAGCACTCTTCTTCGAGTAAAAGAGGTTATCAATCCGTTTCCTGGCCTATATGTAAATGCCGACTTGCGAAAAGGAGCCATTGCTGTTTTCCTTGCGGAACTGCTATCCAAAACAATGCGCGAAGAGGAACCCAATGAATCGCTTTTTGCATTTCTATGGTCTTCAATACAGATGCTAGACGTGGTTGAAGAAGGCGTAGCCAATTTTCATTTGGTTTTTATGGCCCAACTCACGCGTTTTCTTGGCTTCTTCCCCACAATATCGGCCGATACGTCCAGCACAATATTCTTCGATATTAAAAATGGCGTTTTTAGAAACACGCTACCATCGCACCCGGTAGTAATACTTGATCCATTGAGTTCGCTTCTGCTAAAAGTATTTGAGGGATCGTTTTCCGACCTAAACAAAATTGGGTTGAATAATACACATCGCAATCTTCTGGCAGAGGGATTGGTAGATTATTTCCAACACCACATGGATGGTGTTAGCAATTTGAAGTCGCTGGCCGTTCTTAAAGAGGTTTTTAACTAG
- a CDS encoding adenylate/guanylate cyclase domain-containing protein yields the protein MQKEQELLREIDRNNNLFSRVITEVRPDVSVLSNKTETQKFKMVTVLFADIEGFTQIVDTMNPESLIDELDRFFLKFDAVVQHYNIEKIKTIGDAYMCAGGIPIKNRTNPVEVVLAALQMNAFMKDLQANKGQEVWSLRIGIDTGPVIAGTIGSLKPSYDIWGTTVNVASRMESSSDGGKINITGNTFLFVKEYFNCKYRGKMPVKNRGDIDMYFVEGIIPHFSHPTCLFLPNNAFVVQLQLLRLGDLEEFVLDMLEKGLPKNLYYHNLKHTVDVYTQVELIGKAEGLSDEELLLIRTAALLHDAGHLVDYDYHEEMGVKLAKEILPKYLYSSQQIEIISKTIMATKMPPKPQNLYERIICDADLDYLGRMDFLPVSNNLFKELQEHGRINSMADWNGMQVKFIEKHQYFTNTAQKLRNVNKNIQLEKIKSVIITGVT from the coding sequence ATGCAAAAAGAGCAAGAACTATTGCGAGAGATTGACCGCAACAACAACCTTTTTAGTAGGGTAATAACGGAAGTTCGCCCCGATGTCTCCGTTTTGTCGAATAAAACAGAGACGCAAAAATTCAAAATGGTGACTGTTCTCTTTGCCGACATTGAAGGCTTTACCCAAATTGTGGATACGATGAATCCGGAAAGTCTCATCGATGAATTGGATAGGTTTTTTTTAAAGTTTGACGCGGTAGTACAGCATTATAATATTGAAAAGATAAAGACCATTGGCGACGCCTACATGTGCGCTGGTGGTATTCCTATAAAGAACCGAACTAATCCGGTGGAGGTTGTGTTGGCCGCTCTTCAGATGAATGCTTTCATGAAAGACTTGCAGGCCAACAAAGGGCAAGAGGTTTGGTCATTGCGAATCGGTATTGATACTGGACCCGTTATTGCTGGTACCATCGGCAGCCTGAAGCCATCGTATGATATTTGGGGCACTACGGTAAATGTGGCAAGCCGGATGGAGTCATCGTCAGACGGAGGTAAAATCAATATTACAGGAAACACATTTCTTTTTGTAAAGGAGTATTTCAATTGCAAGTATCGCGGCAAGATGCCAGTGAAAAACAGGGGCGATATTGATATGTATTTCGTTGAAGGAATAATTCCGCATTTCTCTCATCCCACTTGTTTATTTCTTCCCAACAATGCGTTTGTTGTACAACTTCAACTGCTCCGACTGGGCGATTTGGAGGAATTTGTTCTCGATATGTTGGAAAAGGGATTGCCAAAAAATTTGTATTACCACAATCTCAAACATACGGTTGACGTTTACACACAGGTTGAGCTTATAGGAAAGGCGGAAGGGCTGAGCGACGAAGAGTTGCTGCTTATACGTACGGCTGCTCTTTTACACGATGCGGGTCATCTGGTCGATTATGACTACCACGAGGAGATGGGTGTAAAGTTGGCCAAGGAGATATTGCCAAAATACCTTTATTCGTCGCAACAAATTGAAATCATCTCAAAAACTATCATGGCAACTAAAATGCCCCCGAAGCCTCAAAATTTGTATGAACGAATAATTTGTGATGCTGATCTTGATTACTTGGGCCGGATGGATTTTCTTCCAGTTTCAAATAATTTGTTTAAAGAATTGCAGGAGCATGGACGTATTAATAGTATGGCCGACTGGAATGGAATGCAGGTAAAGTTTATAGAGAAGCACCAATATTTTACAAATACGGCTCAAAAACTCCGAAATGTCAACAAGAATATTCAACTTGAAAAGATTAAAAGCGTGATTATTACTGGGGTTACATAA